One window of Ziziphus jujuba cultivar Dongzao chromosome 5, ASM3175591v1 genomic DNA carries:
- the LOC107428748 gene encoding uncharacterized protein LOC107428748 isoform X1: protein MEIELEARVKALGYKVKAMSRESPSQKASHVLDADLRTHWSTATNTKEWILLELNEPCLLSHIRIYNKSVLEWEISVGLRFKPETFVKVRPRCEAPRRDMMYPMNYTPCRYVRISCLRGNPIAIFFIQLIGVSVIGLEPEFQPVVNHLLPHIITHKQDVHDMHLQLLKDLTNRLTVFIPQLEADLSSFSDAVEPNLRFLAMLAGPFYPILHVVYERATTKSSGNILDSEVSKNCQQSSALTVSSNFEPRRSRSTSPFFLSTSSSLVFRQDLIFMLLRKAYKDSDLGTVCRMASRILHKFIEPVAVQEASVSPTEVTSGDESPKSELVSSVTLVDYSNMFGEEFQLPDDQWDSNYLNTLDLGAVEEGILHVLYACASQPILCSKLAGRTSDFWSALPLVQALLPALRPSVICPDIVDDCFSQWKQPVVQQALSQIVAMSSSSLYRPLLLACAGYLASFSPSHAKAACILVDLCCSVLAPWMTQVIAKVDLAVELLEDLLGTIQAARHSLPRARAALKYIVLALSGHMDDILGKYKEVKHRILFLVEMLEPFLDPAIASFKSTIAFGDLSSAYPEKQENNCMIALNVVRTAVQKPEVLPSLESEWRRGSVAPSVLLSVLEPHMQLPPEIDLRISPISKSLELESTCLSSVPRGGIASSKSNSQDELDGKVDVADTAAKMDVFDDASLLFAPAELRSIALTNNSNDSNESSSVSSEPKLEVEKFFLNQFNIDLELDAGFTAEYFNLQADYFQLLNFEDSKLKASEFRHLALDLHSQNEIMVEGHDAAIDALLLAAECYVNPFFMMSFITSSKFRNQINISEIKTRKIHENLELRRVSGKYESDLEKIALVEKKRDKIVLQILLEAAELDSKYQEKVSDSERCSYYAGEFDEVVKLSPSDMQSTDAITLVRQNQSLLCNFLIQRLRRKQHSMHEILIQSLVFLLHSATKLYCAPEQVIDIILQSAEHLNGMLSSLYHQFKEGLQLKPDTVYGIQRRWILLQRLVIASSNGDEGADFAISKNNGFRYQNLIPPSAWIQRISTFSRSASPLVRFLGWMAVSRNAKQYIKDHLFLASDLPQLTNLLSVFGDELAAVDNVINQKHEDKHAFSFSKVSEADGQQHENQCFHVIYPDLSKFFPNMKKQFEAFGEIILEAVGLQLRSLSSSVIPDILCWFSELCSWPFYSMNQLANRNNSYNLKGYAAKNAKAIILYVLEAIITEHMEAMVPEIPRVVQVLVSLCRTSYCEVSFLDSVMRLLEPIISYSLCKVSDEERLLLDDSCLDFESLCFGELFTNIRSDKNQDDFTKKVENHNGSTEKVYSRGLTIFILASVFRYLSFQRRREMLQSLILWADFTAYEPTTNFYDYLCAFQSVMGSCKLLLVQNLQLFGAIPLELPTGRQCDSSLEPHSWFLGDVCQNSSPDKFFQKLEGEDIAAVKTNQKVHHLSVEEIEEFRSDLEALIGKLIPTVELCWNFHHQLAKKLTVSSAECFMYSRCLSSVAQKTDVQDNDIEASHTSKSFDQFLVHWMVGLEGIAETILALQEKSCWEVASVMLDCLLGVPYCFSLDNVLRFICSAVKNNFCSAPKLAWRLQTDKWLLVLLARGIHSLNESEASLVDLFCTLLGHPEPEQRFIALKLLGKLVGQDLDSGTALQDFVFCSKLFTPAMSIPVPESVISHLVSSTWDRVVLLASSDKSLLLRTRAMALLVDYIPFAHRHLLQSLLATADNLHGLGKLAQPTCEGPLLRLSLALIAGASLYCSSEDLSLIPHNVWRNIEILALSKTENRIGDVEKRACQILCRLKNEGGEAKEVLKEVLSASSSKQFYPDFGGAREAVLQVLANLTSVTSYFDIFSNKVDKEVMELEEAEMELDILWKEYTPKESFTDSKEQCQIPSLDSTVKHETRLQQIKECINTLEKSKLREDIAARRQKKLLMRHDRQKYLEEVAVREAELVQELDRERAAETEREIERQRLLELERAKTRELRHNLDMEKERQAQRELQRELEQAESGRPSRREFSSSTHSGRTRERYRERENGRSGMEGSTRTSSGNLQPETSTSSSMVAMPTVVLAGSRPFSGQLPTILQSRERLDECGSSYEENMDGSKDSGDTGSVGDPDLASAFDGQPGGFGSAQRHGSRGSKSRQVVERRERDGRREGKWERKGNIHN, encoded by the exons ATGGAGATAGAGTTGGAGGCGAGAGTGAAAGCGTTGGGATACAAAGTGAAAGCCATGTCTCGTGAATCCCCATCGCAGAAGGCGTCTCACGTACTGGATGCCGACCTGCGCACCCACTGGTCCACTGCTACCAACACCAAGGAGTGGATCCTACTGGAGCTCAAC GAGCCCTGCTTGCTTTCCCATATCAGGATTTACAACAAGTCTGTCCTCGAATGGGAAATTTCTGTTGGCTTACGCTTCAAG CCAGAGACCTTTGTCAAAGTACGCCCTCGTTGTGAAGCTCCTCGGCGTGATATGATGTACCCTATGAACTACACTCCATGCCGCTACGTCCGAATTTCTTGTCTACGCGGAAACCCCATTGCTATTTTTTTCATCCAG CTAATTGGGGTTTCAGTGATTGGTCTTGAACCTGAATTTCAACCCGTTGTTAACCACTTGTTGCCACACATTATAACTCACAAACAAGATGTACATGATATGCATCTTCAG TTGCTTAAAGACTTGACAAACCGGTTGACTGTCTTCATTCCCCAACTTGAG GCTGACCTTAGCAGCTTTTCAGATGCTGTTGAGCCTAACTTGCGTTTTCTTGCTATGCTTGCTGGTCCCTTTTATCCGATACTTCACGTTGTGTACGAAAG GGCTACTACAAAGTCTTCAGGCAATATCTTGGACTCTGAAGTTTCCAAGAATTGTCAGCAGTCTTCTGCCTTAACTGTGTCCTCTAATTTTGAG CCGCGGAGATCACGCAGTACATCACCTTTCTTCTTATCTACGTCCAGTTCTTTGGTCTTCCGTCAAGATTTGATTTTCATGTTGTTGAGAAAGGCATACAAAGATTCTGATCTAGGAACTGTTTGCAGAATG GCTTCTAGAATCCTGCATAAGTTCATAGAGCCTGTTGCAGTGCAAGAAGCATCAGTATCTCCCACTGAAGTCACTTCTGGGGATGAATCACCAAAATCTGAATTAGTTAGTTCTGTTACTTTAGTTGATTACTCAAACATGTTTGGTGAAGAATTCCAGTTGCCTGATGATCAGTGGGACTCTAACTATCTTAACACCTTGGATTTGGGGGCAGTGGAAGAAGGAATTCTGCATGTTCTTTATGCTTGTGCGTCACAG CCTATTCTCTGTAGTAAATTGGCGGGGAGAACTTCTGACTTCTGGTCTGCATTACCTTTGGTACAAGCATTGCTGCCAG CTCTTCGTCCTTCAGTAATCTGTCCTGACATTGTTGATGATTGTTTTTCTCAATGGAAACAACCTGTTGTCCAACAAGCGTTATCTCAG ATTGTAGCaatgtcatcatcatcattataccGGCCGCTTCTTCTTGCCTGTGCTGGTTATTTAGCATCATTTTCTCCATCACAT GCAAAGGCTGCTTGTATTCTGGTTGACCTGTGTTGTAGTGTGCTTGCACCTTGGATGACTCAGGTCATTGCAAAG GTTGATCTGGCTGTGGAGCTCTTGGAGGATCTTCTGGGAACAATTCAG GCTGCTCGCCATTCCTTGCCGCGTGCACGTGCTGCCCTGAAATATATTGTGCTGGCTCTATCAGGTCATATGGATGATATACTAGGAAAGTACAAG gAAGTTAAGCATAGAATACTATTTCTTGTGGAGATGCTAGAGCCCTTTCTTGATCCCGCCATTGCCTCATTTAAGAGCACAATTGCCTTTGGAGATCTATCTTCTGCTTATCCTGAAAAGCAGGAAAACAATTGTATGATTGCTCTTAATGTGGTACGTACAGCAGTACAAAAGCCAGAGGTTTTACCTTCTCTGGAATCTGAATGGAGGCGTGGATCAGTTGCTCCTAG TGTACTTTTGTCAGTATTGGAACCTCACATGCAGTTACCTCCTGAAATTGACCTTCGAATATCTCCTATTTCTAagtcattagaacttgaatcaACTTGTTTATCTTCTGTCCCCCGTGGTGGGATAGCTTCTTCAAAATCAAACAGCCAGGATGAATTGGATGGAAAGGTGGATGTTGCAGATACAGCTGCAAAGATGGATGTCTTTGATGATGCCAGTCTTCTTTTTGCTCCTGCAGAGCTGCGTAGCATAGCACTGACAAATAATTCTAATGATTCCAATGAGAGTAGCTCTGTCAGCTCAGAACCAAAGCTGGAAGTTGAGAAATTCTTTTTGAATCAGTTTAATATTGACTTAGAATTAGATGCTGGTTTCACTGCTGAATATTTCAACTTACAAGCAGATTATTTTCAACTTCTAAACTTTGAAGATAGTAAGCTCAAGGCTTCGGAGTTTCGACATCTGGCCCTGGATTTACACTCGCAAAATGAGATTATGGTTGAGGGTCATGATGCAGCTATAGATGCTTTACTCTTGGCTGCAGAATGCTATGTTAATCCCTTTTTTATGATGTCTTTCATTACCAGTTCAAAGTTCAGGAACCAGATCAACATTAGTGAGATTAAAACTCGAAAAATTCATGAAAATTTGGAGCTTAGGAGGGTATCTGGAAAGTATGAAAGTGACTTAGAAAAAATAGCTCTTGTTGAAAAGAAAAGGGACAAGATTGTTCTCCAAATTCTGCTTGAGGCAGCTGAATTAGACAGTAAATACCAAGAGAAGGTGTCAGATAGTGAACGTTGTTCATATTATGCTGGAGAGTTTGATGAAGTTGTTAAGTTGTCTCCGAGTGATATGCAATCTACTGATGCAATCACCTTGGTTCGCCAAAATCAATCTTTGCTGTGCAACTTTCTAATTCAAAGGTTGCGAAGAAAGCAACACTCAATGCATGAAATTCTCATACAAAGTCTAGTGTTTTTGTTGCACTCAGCAACTAAGCTGTACTGTGCTCCAGAGCAGGTGATTGATATCATATTACAATCTGCAGAGCACTTAAATGGGATGTTATCATCCCTTTATCACCAGTTTAAAGAAGGTCTGCAGTTGAAGCCAGATACAGTATATGGTATACAAAGACGGTGGATATTGCTTCAGAGACTGGTAATTGCCTCAAGCAATGGTGATGAAGGTGCTGATTTTGCTATCAGTAAGAACAATGGTTTTCGTTATCAAAATCTGATTCCACCTTCAGCCTGGATTCAGAGAATCTCTACATTCTCCAGAAGTGCATCCCCTCTGGTTCGTTTTCTTGGTTGGATGGCAGTATCTCGTAATGCTAAACAGTATATAAAGGATCACCTTTTCCTCGCCTCAGATCTTCCACAGTTGACAAATTTATTATCTGTATTTGGGGATGAGCTTGCTGCAGTGGATAATGTTATCAACCAAAAACATGAAGACAAACATGCTTTTTCTTTTAGTAAAGTATCTGAAGCTGATGGTCAACAGCATGAAAACCAATGTTTTCATGTTATTTACCCTGATCTCAGCAAATTCTTTCCTAATATGAAAAAGCAATTTGAAGCTTTTGGGGAAATAATTTTGGAGGCTGTTGGTTTGCAGTTGAGATCCCTTTCTTCCAGTGTTATCCCTGATATATTGTGTTGGTTCTCTGAGTTGTGTTCATGGCCATTTTATTCTATGAACCAATTGGCTAATCGAAATAATTCTTATAATTTGAAAGGTTATGCTGCGAAGAATGCCAAAGCGATCATCCTTTATGTGTTGGAAGCCATCATAACAGAGCACATGGAAGCAATGGTCCCTGAGATACCTAGAGTAGTGCAAGTGCTGGTTTCCCTTTGCAGAACATCATACTGTGAAGTTTCATTTCTTGATTCTGTAATGCGATTATTGGAGCCAATCATTTCATATTCATTATGTAAAGTTTCTGATGAGGAAAGATTATTGCTTGATGACTCATGCCTTGATTTTGAATCATTATGCTTTGGTGAGCTTTTCACTAACATTAGATCTGATAAGAATCAAGATGATTTTACCAAGAAAGTAGAGAATCATAATGGTTCTACTGAGAAAGTATACAGCCGGGGacttacaatttttattttggcttcTGTCTTCCGTTATTTGTCATTTCAACGTAGAAGGGAAATGCTGCAGTCCTTAATTTTATGGGCTGACTTTACTGCATATGAGCCAACGACTAATTTCTATGACTACCTTTGTGCGTTTCAGAGTGTTATGGGAAGTTGCAAACTTTTGTTAGTTCAGAATTTACAATTATTTGGAGCTATCCCACTTGAACTACCAACTGGAAGGCAATGTGATAGTAGTTTGGAACCACATTCATGGTTTCTAGGGGACGTCTGCCAAAATTCAAGTCCAGACAAGTTTTTTCAGAAGCTAGAAGGTGAAGACATAGCTGCTgttaaaacaaatcaaaaagtaCATCATTTATCTGTTGAGGAAATAGAAGAATTTAGAAGTGACTTGGAGGCTCTTATTGGGAAGCTTATTCCAACAGTCGAACTCTGTTGGAATTTTCATCATCAACTGGCAAAGAAGCTTACCGTTTCATCAGCTGAGTGTTTTATGTACTCTAGATGTTTGTCATCAGTTGCACAGAAAACTGATGTGCAAGACAATGACATTGAAGCTTCTCATACATCCAAATCATTTGACCAGTTCCTTGTTCATTGGATGGTTGGTCTAGAAGGAATTGCTGAAACAATTCTGGCTCTCCAAGAAAAGAGTTGCTGGGAAGTTGCATCCGTGATGCTTGATTGTTTACTTGGAGTACCCTATTGTTTTTCCCTGGATAATGTGTTACGTTTTATTTGTTCTgcagtaaaaaataatttctgtaGCGCACCAAAACTTGCTTGGCGTTTGCAGACTGATAAATGGTTGTTGGTTTTACTTGCAAGAGGAATCCATTCCCTTAATGAAAGTGAGGCTTCTCTGGTTGACCTGTTTTGTACATTGCTGGGTCATCCTGAACCTGAGCAACGCTTTATAGCACTTAAGCTTCTAGGAAAACTTGTTGGCCAAGATTTGGATAGTGGAACTGCCCTACAAGATTTTGTGTTTTGCAGCAAATTATTTACACCTGCCATGTCTATACCTGTTCCTGAGTCGGTTATATCTCATTTGGTATCAAGTACATGGGATCGCGTGGTTTTGCTGGCATCCTCTGATAAATCATTGCTTTTGAGGACTCGTGCTATGGCACTCCTTGTAGATTACATACCTTTTGCTCATAGGCATCTGTTACAATCTCTTCTTGCGACAGCAGATAATCTTCATGGTTTGGGAAAGCTGGCTCAACCAACTTGTGAGGGTCCATTGCTTCGACTTTCATTAGCACTTATTGCTGGTGCTAGCCTGTATTGTTCTTCTGAGGATCTTTCTTTGATTCCTCACAATGTCTGGAGAAACATTGAGATACTAGCATTGTCAAAAACTG AGAACCGGATTGGGGATGTTGAGAAAAGAGCTTGCCAAATCTTGTGCAGATTGAAAAATGAAGGGGGTGAAGCTAAAGAG GTTCTGAAAGAAGTGCTATCAGCAAGTTCTTCAAAACAATTCTACCCAGATTTTGGGGGTGCTCGGGAAGCAGTTCTCCAG GTTCTTGCCAATTTAACTTCTGTAACGTCATACTTTGATATCTTCTCAAACAAAGTTGACAAGGAGGTTATG GAACTTGAGGAGGCTGAAATGGAATTGGATATTCTTTGGAAAGAATATACACCCAAAGAATCATTTACAGATTCCAAGGAGCAGTGTCAGATTCCTTCGCTAGACT ctACTGTGAAACATGAAACACGCCTTCAGCAAATCAAGGAGTGTATTAATACCCT TGAAAAATCCAAACTCCGAGAAGACATAGCAGCCCGGAGGCAAAAAAAACTTCTTATGAGACATGATCGTCAAAAATATCTAGAAGAGGTTGCTGTTAGAGAAGCAGAACTTGTACAAGAACTTGATAG GGAGAGGGCAGCTGAAACTGAAAGGGAGATTGAGAGACAGCGATTGCTTGAACTTGAGCGTGCAAAAACCAGGGAATTGCGACACAATCTTGATATGGAgaaggagaggcaagcacag AGAGAACTTCAGCGTGAACTGGAGCAGGCTGAATCAGGGCGACCATCAAGGCGTGAATTCTCTTCCTCTACTCATAGCGG TCGGACCCGGGAAAGGTATCGTGAAAGGGAAAATGGGAGATCTGGTATGGAAGGGAGCACAAGAACAAGCAGTGGCAACTTGCAGCCTGAAACTTCAACCAGTTCTTCTATGGTGGCCATGCCAACTGTTGTTCTAGCTGGTTCCCGACCATTTTCTGGTCAGTTGCCTACAATTTTACAGTCACGTGAACGTCTAGATGAGTGTGGTAGTAGCTATGAAGAGAATATGGATGGAAGCAAGGACTCAGGTGACACAGGTAGTGTTGGGGACCCGGACTTGGCATCAGCATTTGATGGACAGCCTGGTGGATTTGGGTCAGCTCAGAGACATGGATCCAGAGGAAGCAAGTCTAGGCAAGTAGTAGAGAGAAGAGAACGTGATGGTAGACGTGAAGGGAAATGGGAGAGGAAGGGAAACATTCATAACTAA